TTTGTGGTCGGTTCCATCCAGGAGGACGGTTCCGTAAAAGGTGGAACCGGCTGGGCTGTCGAACTGGCCAAGATGTTCAACCGCCCCCTTCATGTCTTTGATCAACCGCAGAAAAAATGGTTCACCTGGCGGGCCGGCAGCTGGCAGGAAGACAGCCCGAAAATAGAATACGATACTTTTGTCGGCTCCGGTACACGCTATCTCAGTGATGCCGGCCGTGAAGCCATTGGCAGACTCTTTGCTGATTCCTTCCCCGAATAGAGAACAAGCTTGATGATCTCGTAAAAAGTCGTTCAACGTTCCCATATGGACTCTGGAAAAACTCCGATATACAAGGCGTGGCGGTGTCGTGTAAGCGCAGGCGTACATATGGTACGTCGAGCATTACACGATCACCCCACAACGCAGTAGATCGGAGTTTTTACGAGTCCATCAAGCTTTATTCACTTTTTTACAGGCAAGGCAGGGCATATCAGTTGTTCTGTCTTGTTTGAAAAAAATGCCGAAATTTCCCCTCTTTATTTTTCTGCATTCCTCTCCTGCCAATCCTCATCATCACTTCTGTAACTGATCACAGGGCAGGCAACCTCGTTGCATCAATTATTGTATTTGTAACCTGTTACCCACTTCTTATCTGCAGATTTCCAAAAATAAAAACATGCAATCAATATCACACAGTGGTACAATAGAGACTTACCTCTATACCAACCCGTATTTCTGGACTGACCTCCGGGGGACAATTGTGTTTATTTGAGCACAGTACCAATCATATCAACATGAGCACTATGTTCATGAAAAATGCGGGCTGATCGTTTTTTTTTGGGAGCAGCACCATGAGAAAGGCCGTCTTCGTACTCACTGTACTTGGAATTCTGACAGCAGGGACTGTTTTTGCCAGGCAAACTTACAATTATATCAATAGCAAGTCCCTGCTTGAAATACTGGACACAGGAAATTCTGCGCAACTGGTGGATATTCAAAAAAAAAAATGACTACCTGATGCATCATTTCTCCCATTCCGTCCAAACCGCAGCTTATCCTGTCAAATCAGAACTGGACAAAAAACGTCTTGCACCTGTAATCAGCAAATTACAGCAGACTGACGGCCGGATTATTATTGTCGGTCCCGGGGAAAAGGTGCTGCCAAAAGAGCATTCAGATATTTAACAACTCGAGGCATTTCTCCGGAACGGATTGCCATCCTTGAAAAAGGTATACGCGGCTGGCCGAAACCCGAACTGCTGCTGGACACCTACGGTCACTGAAACAACACATAATCTGTTCCGGCGGAACAGAAAAGATACCCGGTCCATGAACCTGTCCGTCCAGGCAGGGCCATTTTCTTTATTATTTAGGCAGTAAACTTCTTGCCATAGTTTACCGCCAGGTCATTACAGAAGATGGCATCGCCTGGAATGACTTCGGGCTAATACTCCAGATCCCTCTCTTCAAAATATCTCTTCGGCTCCCCCTTGAGAATCATCTTCAAAAGGGTATTCATTGTTTTGATATCATTATCAAATCCTCCATGGGTTTCACTGGTGGTTTTAGCCGATTTATCCTCCATTCCATGACTGATCTCGATCCGAAAGACAGGTGATCCAGGCAGTTTCCTCAAGTACTTTTTGAATATTTCCATCCCGAGAATACGCTCCCCGATCTTTTCTTCAAACGCATTTGAAACAAGGTAGAGTAACGATTTCCTGTACAGCGGTGTTACCGTATCCTTCAGCTCAAGCTGACCGTCAAGCATAAAAACTGCCATCCGGTTTATACCGAAAACATCTTTATCCCGCTCTTTTAACAGTGGTCTGTAACAGGTCTTGAAATCATTGTGGGTACAGGCAGGAGCAAGAAGAGAACACGTTTCCACCCTGGGAGCATTACCAGTTCGATCAAGCGCTTGAAGGAGGTGAGCCAGCAGAATAGCACCGGTACTGTGACCAACAAGGTGTACCTTTTTCGGTCTTGAATTTTTTGCGGAAAATGCTTCCAGGAAAGCTGAAACAGTCTCACTGCCGGCAAATCCCGGCTCAAAGGGTTTTTTTGCCCCTCTCTTCATTTCCCGCCATATGGCCCGGCCCACATGACGCGTCAGTTTCTCAATGAGTTTATCCGTATAATCTGTGAAACCGGCAGTTCGCGCATCAACATCTTCTTTCTTGCCGAGTATGATATCTTTTATTTCCTCCAGAAGCCCGGTGTCATACATGAAATGAAAAGGATAGATTCGATTGGCCTTGAACACCTCTTTCATGGCGACAATCCTGCGGGCAGAATCCCTGATGCTGTTCAATCCGCCATGGGCATAAAGAAGCAGATGGTCATATTTATCACTCCCGGCCACAAGATCGGCAGTCTGGCGAACCGTTTCCTGATCCGCCCAGTAAACTCCCCTGGAATCAAAATTACCATCATCAATATGCACAAAGTGACCCAGTATCTCAGCCCGTTTCGGGCTTCTTTTAAAAAGTCCCTGTTCCCTCTGAATGCCATCCGAACCGGACGGGCTCAAGTGCCAGACCTGGGGTGTGGACAGGGCCAGCCTGACCACCCAGGCATCCTGAACATTCTCAAGCCAGTCCTCATAGGACCAGAGTGCAAGCCCTCCCTTACCCCAGTTCTTCCCCCATGAATTCTGAACCCAGAACCCCTCGCTGTTATAACCGACAACTGCAAAAGCATGTCCGCCGATCGTGCCCGGTTTAAACGGTATCTTTCCCTTTTTCACATTGGATTTTCGCCATCCTTCATGGACACGGGCACTCACATAAATGGCCTCTACCTCATTGAGCGCCGCATGGAAATCTGACAGGTGTTTTTTTATTCTGTAATAGGCGCCGGGAGTCGTTTTCCGGGCATCTTCCGCCTGCTCGATGGTCAACGTCCAGTGCTGTTCTTCAGCCCTGTACGGCGCCAGCTTTTCCGAACAGACACCCATATTATACCAGCCCTTGATCGCCCCACGACAACTTGACCCTGAATAGTCAGTGCCGTCCCATTCATCATATCTCTTTGCCATCTCATACAGCATACGGGTACTGACCTGTTTTACACCGGAACGCTTGTCCAACAGCAGATTGATAACCGCCCCGAGGCCAAACCCTGTGCAGGCCCCTTCCTGTCCCTGATCAAGAATAATTGGATCTGCGGGAGGATCCATCTTTTCTTTCAATGGAATGAGGGCGGGATGGTAGGTATAGTCCCGAAAATCCCTGGAATCCTCAACCGCATTCAGTTTGAAACCATCAATACTGCCAAATTTACCAGATTTACCGTCTCGTTTTCCTTTCAGTTTTTTCTGCTTCGACTTTGCCATATTACCCCCCATGTCTGAAGATTTGCGGTTTGCGAGCCACACCTTCCAACCTAACCATATATGGCAGCCACCACAAGCAGTTTTATCCTCATTGCCAGTGATAATTCTTCCAATTCCGGAAAAATCTGGTGGCAATATCAGGTTCGATACCCTATAGTTGAGCAATCATAGTGCGGGAGCTTGGAGCAACCTTGCTGAGAGGGGTTTTACGATTAAACTGAACCCGACCGCTGAACCTGATCCGGATAATGCCGGCGGAGGAACAAGTGAAAGTGATACACCGCCTCCTGCCCGAGGCGGTTTTTTTTGTGAATGTTTGTATATCTTTCACACTCCCACGGACGTATCTGACAATCCAGAAGGAGATTTTCATGTTCTGTATAAAACGTTCATTACTGCTTATTATTACAATGACTCTTACCCTGTCATTCTCATCCTTTGCGGGGACACAGATTCAAGCGCAAACCCTGACCGTCATGACCCATGACAGTTTTAATATCTCAAAAAAGGTGATTACCCGTTTTGAGCAGGAAAACCATGTCACCGTCCGATTTTTAAAAGCCGGAGATGCAGGGGCGGCACTGGTGCAGGCCATTCTCTCCAGAAAAAATCCCCTGGCCGACCTTTTCTTCGGGGTGGACAACAGTTTTATGAGCCGGGCTCTTCAGGCTGGTATCTTTTCTCCCTATTCTTCTCCCGGTCTTGCTGATATCTCGAAAAAGCTCCAGCTCGACCCGGAAAACAGACTGCTTCCCGTGGATTATGGTGATGTGTGCCTCAATTATGATAAAGCCTGGTTCACGAAACACAAGCTTTCCCCGCCAAAGGACATCAGCGATCTTACCGCCCCGGAATACAAGGGATTGACCGTGGTGGAAAATCCGGCTACCTCCTCACCGGGAATGGCCTTTCTTCTTACAACCATTGGTCGATTCGGTGAAAACGGCTATCTGGAGTTCTGGAAAAAACTTCGTGAAAATGATGTCATCGTCGCAAACGGCTGGGAAGACGCTTACTATGGCCATTTTACTTCCGCCTCCAAAGGTGACCGACCCATCGTGGTCAGCTACGCTTCCAGTCCGCCCGCGGTTGTCTACTATTCTGAAACAGTGTTGAACGAGGCACCGACAGGTGCGGTTGTCAGCAACGGTTCGACTTTTAGACAGATCGAATTTGTCGGTATTCTCAAGGGGACGAAGAATAGAAAACTTGCCGAAAAATTCGTTGATTTCATGCTCTCCCTTCCCTTCCAGGAGGATATCCCCTTACAGATGTTTGTCTTTCCGGCCAACAGCAGGGCAAACCTCCCGGAAGTCTTTTCAAAATTTGCAACTGTTGCTGAAAACCCGATCACAGTTTCCCCGGAAAAAATTGAAAAAAACAGAAGCAAATGGATTGAGGCCTGGACAGACACGGTTCTGCGCTAACCCGCATAGTGGGCTATAGCGGCCAGTCACGCCTGTACAAATCTACGGCAACCCTGATCACTTACAGGGACAAGGTAGATGAAAACACAGAGTTGCAAATCCTGTGACCAGTTACAGTCAACCACTACAACGCTGTGAAAACCCTGATGAAAAAACGAACAGTGCCACGGTGGCTTCTGCTCACCCTTCCTCTTCTCTTTCTGGCCCTTTTCTATTTTTATCCCCTGATAAAAATAGTGCTGGTCAGTTTTGCGCCTGAGGGCACCTGGGAACCGGGGCGCCTCCAGCAGCTTGTCAGCTCAGACAGCTATTTCCGCATCCTGCGTTTTACCTTCTGGCAGGCTGCACTTTCCACCCTGCTGACCCTGTTGCTGGCTCTGCCCGGCGCTTTTGTTTTTACCCGATACCGTTTCCCCCTGAAAAACCTGCTTCAGGCGTTGATGACAGTACCTTTTGTCCTTCCCACCGTGGTCACTGCCGCCGCCTTCCAGGCACTCCTCGGACCGGGTGGCCTTGTGAACGACGCCCTGATGCGCCTCTTTGACTTTGACAGTCCCCCCGTCAAACTGAACCAGAGTGCCGCTTTTTTCCTGCTGGCCCATATTTTCTATAATTACTCTCTGGTCCTGCGTATTGTCTCCGGCTACTGGGCCAGGCTGGATCCCCACCTGAAGGAGGCTGCAACCATGCTGGGTGCATCTCCCTTGAGGACATTCTTTAAAATTACCCTCCCCCTGCTGATACCACCAATCACTTCCGCAGCCCTCCTGGTTTTTATTTTCTGTTTCACGAGCTTTGGTGTCGTCCTGATTCTGGGAGGCCCAGGCTGCGCCACAATAGAGGTTGAAATCTATCGCCAGTCCATACAGCTTTTCAACCTGCCCATGGCAGCCGCCCTCTCCCTTATCCAGATCTGCATAAACTTCCTTCTCATGTTATTCCATGCCCGACTGGGACGTAACAGCAGAATCGGTTTTTTTTCCTCAACCCCGGGAGAGGCACCCGACCAGGCCAGGGGATTACTGCAGAAGAGCCTGCTGGTCACCAATCTCGCTTTTATGGTCATTTTACTGCTTACTCCTCTTCTGGCCCTGCTGCTGCGCTCTTTTCTCGGGGAACACGGTCTCACCCTGGCTTACTACAGGGCACTGTTCACCACACCACCGGGATCAGTGTTTTTTGTACCACCTGTCCAAGCCGTTCTGAACAGTATCGGATTTGCTGTTCTGGCCATGGGAATGGCGGTGCTGCTTGGTCTTCTTGCCTCATCTTATCTGGCCTGTGCTGAAAACAATAAAAAAAACTCCACCCATTTCTGGGATGCCATCATCATGCTCCCCTCGCCACTTCCGCCGTTACCCTTGGATTCGGCTATATCATTACCTTGAACACGCCTCCCTTGAACCTGCGCGATTCCATGGCCCTTATTCCCATCGCCCATACCCTTGTTGCCTTCCCCTTTGTGGTTCGCTGTATCCTGCCATCCATCCGGCAGATTCCTGAAAATATACGGGAAGCAGCAGCTCTGTCAGGCAACTCACCCCGCAGGGTGTGGCAGAAAATCGACCTGCCCCTCCTCAGCCGGCCTATCATGGTCGGGGCTGTTTTTGCCTTTTCCATCTCCATGGGAGAATTCGGGGCTTCCACCTTTGTAGCCAGACCCCATACACCCACCATGCCCGTCGCCATTTTCCGTTTTCTGGGCCAACCGGGCGATATGAATTACGGCCAGGCCATGGCCATGAGTACCATCCTCATGGCAGTGACTGCCGCAGCTTTCTGGCTGCTGGGAAAAACCGACACAGGAGGAATGAATTCATGACCATTCTCCAGATCAACGATCTCTGCAGCAGTTACGAAGGAAGACCCCTGCTGAAAAATATCACTTTCAACCTTGAAGACGGGGAAATCCTCTGCCTTCTCGGCCCATCCGGCTCCGGTAAAACAACCCTGCTCCGTATGCTGGCCGGGCTTGAACAGCCCGATTCAGGCTCCATGCTTTTCAACGGTTCCCATATCCTCAATATTCCTCCCCATCGGAGGCATTTTGGCATGATGTTCCAGGAATATGCCCTCTTTCCCCATAAAAATGTTTTCGATAATATTATCTTCGGGCTGGAAACTGGAAAACATGACAGAACATGGAACAGAAAAAGGGTGGAAGAAATGCTTGAAATTGTAGGTCTTCGCGGATATGGACAAAGACGGATCAATGAACTGTCCGGGGGAGAGCAACAGCGGGTGGCCCTGGCCAGGAGCCTGGCCCCGAGCCCCAGGCTCCTTCTTCTTGATGAACCCCTGGGCTCCCTGGATCGTACCCTGCGGGACAGGCTGGCCGGGGAAATCCGGGCAATTCTGAAAAAAGTGGGTCTCACAGCGATCTTTGTAACCCACGACCAGGCGGAAGCATTCAGTGTGGCGGATCAAGTGGCCATCCTCTTTGACGGCAGGTTGGAACAGTTCGATAGACCGGAGGCGATCTATACATCCCCGGCGAATTCCACTGTGGCCGGTTTTCTCGGCTTTAAAAATATCTTTTCAACTGCCGAGCTGGCAGACCTGGAAGAGAGTGGCCTTGAAAAACATCTGCAATCCTCCGGAGCAACCGCCGTAAACTCACTTCTCATACGACCTGAAGGTGCCCGACTCCATCTGAGTACGATTACAGAAAAAAAGCCGCAAGTCATTCTGACAGGAACGGTGAAAAACAGGACTTTTCAGGGAGCAACCTACAGTGTCCGAATTCTTTCGGGCAGCAACCTGCTCCATTTTGATCTCCCTCTTGAACCGACACCACCGGAACCCGGCAGAAAAATAGAGCTCGAAATCAAACCTTCAGCCATTGTTCCCCTGGACTCATTGACTTAAAACAGAATCACTCAACTGTCACGGACCCAGGTCAGCCCAATCGGTGAAGCCGCCGTAATTCTTCCAACTCTTCAAGAAGCTGGAGGGCCAGGGCACAACCGGGCAGGTTCACCCGAAGATCGCGTTGCAGGCGCACCGTTGTCTGTACCCGCTTTATCTCAACAGCCGTAAAAGACCACTCAGCCGGTGCCCTGCCACCGGGACTGAGCAGTCCCTCGTCGATCATATCAAGAATCATTTCTGCGGTAACACCACAGAGACGGCAGAGGTCACCAAAGCTGTAACGACTGTCTTCATCAAGAACAGTACAGGTAATGGAAGTGCATCTTTCCGTCATCTCAAACTCCCAGTTTATTGCGCGGATTAACGGGCATAATTGCCGCCATCCTGCGATACAGTTCTTTCTGTTCTTCCGTCTTCGGCTCGGGAACAACTATGCGAAGGGTTACAATCTGGTCCCCCTTTCTCCTGGCTGTGGAAAGTCCCTTGCCTTTCAAACGCAATTTGTTTCCTCCCTGGGAACCGGCAGGGATTTTCAATTGAACCTTGCCTCCAAGGGTCGGAACAGTAATGGAGGCTCCCAGCGCCGCCTCCCAGGGAGTAATAGGAAGCTCCATGTGAATATCCCGTTTTTCCGCCCTGAAAATCGGATCTTCAGCAAATGCAATTTCAAGAAAAAGATCCCCGGCCGGTGCACCACCGTAGCCTTCCATTCCCTGTCCTTCAAGGCGAATACGCTGGCCCTCGATCACACCTTTGGGAATGGTAACCTCAAGATTCCGGGTCTGGCCTCCGCCACGCGACAGTGTAATGGTCTGCCGGGTGCCATGGTAGGCGTCAGCCAGTCTGATCACGATTCTGGCATGCTGATCCTCACCCTTCATTTTAAATGGAGCTCTCCCTCCGGCGGAGCCATGGCTCCTGCCCCCGAAAAGGCTTTCGAAAAAATCACTGTAGTCCCCGTCCGAAGCCCCGGTAAATCCACCTCCACGGAATTCGAACCCATCCGACCAGTCCGGCGGCGGCTGAAAATCCTGACCATGCTCCCAGTTGCTGCCGAATTTATCATAAGCCGCCCGTTTTTCCGGATCCTTCAGCACCTCATAGGCTTCACCCAGTTCCTGAAATTTTTTTTCAGCACCCTCTTCCTTGCTGACATCGGGGTGATATTTCCTGGCCAGACGCCGGTAGGCTCGTTTAATATCATCCTGTCCGGCATCTCGAGAAACACCGAGTATCTCGTAATAGTCCTTATATTCCATATTTACCTGTTATCGTGTTGACTCTCCCTCTATTCCAGCCAGACGTGAACTGGAATACCAGGGTGACATTAAAGCAAAATCCGATAAATTTCCTCTACCTGTTCCCATTCCCGACTGCCGGGATTTTTTATCTCTTCGTTGACAACCCGAAATACCTTTGCCAGACCAACTGTAATTCCTCCCACAAGCTCCGGCAATTTTTTCTCAAGCAGATCGGTAATATCCATCCTCAAGGGAGGCAGGGTTGCCTGCTGCCGAAGAATTTCCGCCAGAGAAAGTTCTTCATCTATATCTATAAACTCCCGGATGGCCTGTTGCAAGCCGATAGTTATAGGAATATCCTGATAATCAATAATATCCCGCCCGTTGACACTGGCAGCAACCTGTCCCTGCAGCAGCAGGGCGCGCAACCGGTTTCCGATAAAATCATTCAATCTCTTCACATCACTTTTATCAATCTCAAGTCCGGATACCTTTCGAAACAGTCTCTGCAGTTGTTTTACTCCCATAACCATGTCGTTATCCTCCTTCTTTCAGGATATCACCAGTTACAATTACACCTGACATCCACAAGGTTACACGTTGCCGGCCAGCTTCCTGACCGCAAGAGCAGTAAGCACCATGAGCCAGCCATTCATCACCATTTCCACACTGACAAACAGACCGATAACCCAAAGTCCGGAAACGGGCCAGCTTGATGCTATTATCACTGCAAAAATGATATTGACCAGGCCCATCAGTGTGGGTAAAAGCCATTTCCAGCCGTTTTTACGACACCTGATACCGTGGGCTATTCGAAGGGCTCCAATGAAAAGCATAAATCCCCCGAGCAGCAGGGTAAAGACGGCAGAGGCCGCAACCGGATTCATCAGTACCAGGATTCCCGCAAGAATATACAGCAGGGCTATCAGTATATGCCCCAGCTTCCCGTGCCACATATCTTCCTTAACTTTAACAGCATGAACCAGGGCAAGAACACCGCCCACCAGCAACAGGCCACCATAGAGCAGAACCGTCGCCAGGGTAACGGCTACAACCATCACCAGACCAAGACTACCTGCCACCAGCATCATAATCCCCAGAGCCAGCAACCATCCCCATTTTTTGGGAAGCTCGTCCAGGTCAACAATCACCAGTTGAAATGGATTCTTCATCAGTTTTTCAGCCATTTTTCCTCCTCCTTCTCCTGCAACTCCGGTATTTCCCGAACCAAAACCAGGCCAAATTGCTCAATCAACATGGTCAAGGCTGGGGAAATACCGAAGACTTTTTTTACCTGATTCCTGTACTTATCCAGGTTTATTTGAAATTACAGATCTTCTACAATAGGCCCGTTAAAGATCTTTTCCTTCAGCTTTCTCAGGGAGTTCTTCAGACCATCCACAAATCCTGATCCGAATTTTCCATCTCTGGTTTTCCTGCGAATCTCCTTGAGCTGTGCATAAAACGATTTAAAATCATCTTTCTTGCCATACCCGAGGGCTTCGGCCATGCCAATCTGGTTTTCAGCATCATCAAGCAGGGTTCTCAGTTCACCGTTTTCTTTTTCATTTCGGCCCTTTTTGACAGCAAGTTTGTCGGCCTTGTCCAGAAGCATTTCTGCCCTGAGCAGGGGAAGCGGTATCACATTCCTGGTAATCACCATGGTTGAAAACAACTCATAGAGGGACTGTGTTGCTTCCTCGTATTTCTCAGCGTCAACCAGTTTGGCAACATCTTTTATTGTATCGGTATATGCAGCCAGGGGCAGAGAGGTAATGACAAGATCTATCTCGGATGCAAGATCGGCGAGAATGGTCCTGGCCTGCTGCACCTCGCCATCCCCAAGAAGATCTTCTGCACTTTTCACCGCCTTTTTTACCGTATCAACGGATGCATAGAGATCAAACTCCTCAATACGGACATCTATGGGAGCATTGGCCATTTTCGGTTCCCGGGCAAGGACAATTTCCAGTTTGCCGGCAGCCATGGCCAGGGCATCCAGTGCTTCCTGTTTCTTTTTGTTTTTCAGAGCTTCAATAGCCTTGCCGGTCTGATCAAGAGCCATCACAGCTTCCTTGACAATGGTTTCTCTCTTAAGACCCGCTTCCTTTTGCGTCTTCGCTTTCACCTGCTTTTCCACTTTTGCGGCAGCCGGTGATTCTTCCTTCTTATGCTTTCCCTCTCCGGCCTGAACTCCCGCACTACAGAGCATTCCCGCAATAATCAGTAAAACCAGTATACGATGACCTTTTTTCAGTACGCTCATACATTTCCTCCAATTTAAAATGATTAATAAAAACAACGGCCAATTCAC
The DNA window shown above is from Desulfomarina profundi and carries:
- a CDS encoding C1 family peptidase; this encodes MAKSKQKKLKGKRDGKSGKFGSIDGFKLNAVEDSRDFRDYTYHPALIPLKEKMDPPADPIILDQGQEGACTGFGLGAVINLLLDKRSGVKQVSTRMLYEMAKRYDEWDGTDYSGSSCRGAIKGWYNMGVCSEKLAPYRAEEQHWTLTIEQAEDARKTTPGAYYRIKKHLSDFHAALNEVEAIYVSARVHEGWRKSNVKKGKIPFKPGTIGGHAFAVVGYNSEGFWVQNSWGKNWGKGGLALWSYEDWLENVQDAWVVRLALSTPQVWHLSPSGSDGIQREQGLFKRSPKRAEILGHFVHIDDGNFDSRGVYWADQETVRQTADLVAGSDKYDHLLLYAHGGLNSIRDSARRIVAMKEVFKANRIYPFHFMYDTGLLEEIKDIILGKKEDVDARTAGFTDYTDKLIEKLTRHVGRAIWREMKRGAKKPFEPGFAGSETVSAFLEAFSAKNSRPKKVHLVGHSTGAILLAHLLQALDRTGNAPRVETCSLLAPACTHNDFKTCYRPLLKERDKDVFGINRMAVFMLDGQLELKDTVTPLYRKSLLYLVSNAFEEKIGERILGMEIFKKYLRKLPGSPVFRIEISHGMEDKSAKTTSETHGGFDNDIKTMNTLLKMILKGEPKRYFEERDLEY
- a CDS encoding thiamine ABC transporter substrate-binding protein translates to MFCIKRSLLLIITMTLTLSFSSFAGTQIQAQTLTVMTHDSFNISKKVITRFEQENHVTVRFLKAGDAGAALVQAILSRKNPLADLFFGVDNSFMSRALQAGIFSPYSSPGLADISKKLQLDPENRLLPVDYGDVCLNYDKAWFTKHKLSPPKDISDLTAPEYKGLTVVENPATSSPGMAFLLTTIGRFGENGYLEFWKKLRENDVIVANGWEDAYYGHFTSASKGDRPIVVSYASSPPAVVYYSETVLNEAPTGAVVSNGSTFRQIEFVGILKGTKNRKLAEKFVDFMLSLPFQEDIPLQMFVFPANSRANLPEVFSKFATVAENPITVSPEKIEKNRSKWIEAWTDTVLR
- a CDS encoding ABC transporter permease, giving the protein MKKRTVPRWLLLTLPLLFLALFYFYPLIKIVLVSFAPEGTWEPGRLQQLVSSDSYFRILRFTFWQAALSTLLTLLLALPGAFVFTRYRFPLKNLLQALMTVPFVLPTVVTAAAFQALLGPGGLVNDALMRLFDFDSPPVKLNQSAAFFLLAHIFYNYSLVLRIVSGYWARLDPHLKEAATMLGASPLRTFFKITLPLLIPPITSAALLVFIFCFTSFGVVLILGGPGCATIEVEIYRQSIQLFNLPMAAALSLIQICINFLLMLFHARLGRNSRIGFFSSTPGEAPDQARGLLQKSLLVTNLAFMVILLLTPLLALLLRSFLGEHGLTLAYYRALFTTPPGSVFFVPPVQAVLNSIGFAVLAMGMAVLLGLLASSYLACAENNKKNSTHFWDAIIMLPSPLPPLPLDSAISLP
- a CDS encoding ABC transporter permease, whose amino-acid sequence is MNTPPLNLRDSMALIPIAHTLVAFPFVVRCILPSIRQIPENIREAAALSGNSPRRVWQKIDLPLLSRPIMVGAVFAFSISMGEFGASTFVARPHTPTMPVAIFRFLGQPGDMNYGQAMAMSTILMAVTAAAFWLLGKTDTGGMNS
- a CDS encoding ABC transporter ATP-binding protein; this translates as MTILQINDLCSSYEGRPLLKNITFNLEDGEILCLLGPSGSGKTTLLRMLAGLEQPDSGSMLFNGSHILNIPPHRRHFGMMFQEYALFPHKNVFDNIIFGLETGKHDRTWNRKRVEEMLEIVGLRGYGQRRINELSGGEQQRVALARSLAPSPRLLLLDEPLGSLDRTLRDRLAGEIRAILKKVGLTAIFVTHDQAEAFSVADQVAILFDGRLEQFDRPEAIYTSPANSTVAGFLGFKNIFSTAELADLEESGLEKHLQSSGATAVNSLLIRPEGARLHLSTITEKKPQVILTGTVKNRTFQGATYSVRILSGSNLLHFDLPLEPTPPEPGRKIELEIKPSAIVPLDSLT
- a CDS encoding chaperone modulator CbpM, translating into MTERCTSITCTVLDEDSRYSFGDLCRLCGVTAEMILDMIDEGLLSPGGRAPAEWSFTAVEIKRVQTTVRLQRDLRVNLPGCALALQLLEELEELRRLHRLG
- a CDS encoding DnaJ C-terminal domain-containing protein, whose product is MEYKDYYEILGVSRDAGQDDIKRAYRRLARKYHPDVSKEEGAEKKFQELGEAYEVLKDPEKRAAYDKFGSNWEHGQDFQPPPDWSDGFEFRGGGFTGASDGDYSDFFESLFGGRSHGSAGGRAPFKMKGEDQHARIVIRLADAYHGTRQTITLSRGGGQTRNLEVTIPKGVIEGQRIRLEGQGMEGYGGAPAGDLFLEIAFAEDPIFRAEKRDIHMELPITPWEAALGASITVPTLGGKVQLKIPAGSQGGNKLRLKGKGLSTARRKGDQIVTLRIVVPEPKTEEQKELYRRMAAIMPVNPRNKLGV
- a CDS encoding DUF1931 family protein, encoding MVMGVKQLQRLFRKVSGLEIDKSDVKRLNDFIGNRLRALLLQGQVAASVNGRDIIDYQDIPITIGLQQAIREFIDIDEELSLAEILRQQATLPPLRMDITDLLEKKLPELVGGITVGLAKVFRVVNEEIKNPGSREWEQVEEIYRILL
- a CDS encoding HdeD family acid-resistance protein, whose translation is MAEKLMKNPFQLVIVDLDELPKKWGWLLALGIMMLVAGSLGLVMVVAVTLATVLLYGGLLLVGGVLALVHAVKVKEDMWHGKLGHILIALLYILAGILVLMNPVAASAVFTLLLGGFMLFIGALRIAHGIRCRKNGWKWLLPTLMGLVNIIFAVIIASSWPVSGLWVIGLFVSVEMVMNGWLMVLTALAVRKLAGNV
- a CDS encoding YfdX family protein; this encodes MSVLKKGHRILVLLIIAGMLCSAGVQAGEGKHKKEESPAAAKVEKQVKAKTQKEAGLKRETIVKEAVMALDQTGKAIEALKNKKKQEALDALAMAAGKLEIVLAREPKMANAPIDVRIEEFDLYASVDTVKKAVKSAEDLLGDGEVQQARTILADLASEIDLVITSLPLAAYTDTIKDVAKLVDAEKYEEATQSLYELFSTMVITRNVIPLPLLRAEMLLDKADKLAVKKGRNEKENGELRTLLDDAENQIGMAEALGYGKKDDFKSFYAQLKEIRRKTRDGKFGSGFVDGLKNSLRKLKEKIFNGPIVEDL